A stretch of DNA from Cryptomeria japonica chromosome 4, Sugi_1.0, whole genome shotgun sequence:
GACACTCATGACAACAAGTCACAAACCTTGCAATATCTTATCACATCCCTGCCTAATGGTATAAATTTCAAagatttgcatgcatcttcttcaCTCTTGGATGTGGGATATATGGTGCCCTATGTACCTCACATAGTATAACTATGCAAAGACCTCCTACAATAGTTACACAGATGCATCCTCTATGGCGTAAAGGCCCATCTAGCTCTAAGGAGTATCCTAAAAACTTTCCCTTAAGGGATGTTTATGATTGAACCTCATGTAGTACCTCTTTGTCTACTTATCCTTTGATAAACTCTATATTGGTGTTTCCACCACCACAATagcaatgatgatgaagaaagagagcttaaccatattaaggaagaggttaaatctaaaaagaaattcttgaattgaaatgatattaCCTTAGGATTTGATAATAGTGGTGATGTAATTCTCTTTAGATAATACCTTCAAGTGTTAATGTAATAACGTGACATGACAAGACACATTGAATCATGAAAGAATTATTGAATGTAGATTGGTGTAGCTCGCTTCTCCATATTGCTCAAAGTTTGAATATAATGTTTGATAAAATTAAAGTACTTGATAATTTTGGGATGAAGATGAAGAATAGTTtatgcctttatatagggttcaaAAGGTATTTGTAGGATACCAAATTATCAAGATCAAATCACAAATGGCGAGAACAGACACTCACACATGTTTGATTTTGGGCCCTTTTGGATGGATTGTGGTGCTAGTCACCATAGTACACCTAAAGAAGGAAAAACTAAGGGTGGTTGAAGAGTACAAAATTCCAAGAAATTATCATATGACAATAGTTTGGTAACTTGACAAGACTAGAAATAGGCTTAAAATGAACCATGAGAGGCACACTAAAGAAAGAGATCAAGAAAGTGTGTGAAATTCTAAAGGGTTTACAATTTATGACAATACAAATTATCTTTATTTGAGAGTTTGGTGAGGTGGTATTCTAGGAACTTGAGAATTCAACCTAGAGCTAAATCCCTTTAAGGGCTAGGAGACAAATTGATGGAGTTACAACTAatccaagtttaattttttttaaaaatatcttcTCAAGACTATGTATCTACTTTGTGTATTCAATATGTTCTTTTTGTGTGATGTAACCTTAAGTGGAGGTCTCTTGGTAaggtgaagtttgagttttcagaAGTAAATTTGCAAGAACAATGTAATAAAGGGGGAATTTTAGTATAACATTATTAATTGCACTGTAAATTGTCACCTCTTAGTTGTAATAACTGCTTAGTTTAGTTTATCAGTTATAGTTGTTAGTTCATTATAGTTATTTCACTTGTTACAACCTATTTATCACCTATATTAATGTTGTTAGAGTttataaaataaaatgtttaagtaTTTACCCCTTCATTTTTTAAATCGTAATGGACTAAATGGTAACAACACTATAGtaaccaaaataaaaaatatcgaatttgggaaattgaatatttTAGCATGCCTTAATTGAGAATCATAACAAATACAATGAACATGGGGTCCATATAACTATAGGAAAAATCAACAACATATAAATTTTCAAAGATAAAGTATAAAATGATAATAATATTATTGTGAGTTACATTTTAATGTATTACAATATTTCTTTTATAAAGCATTTTAAACACAAATTATTGAATTACCAACTTATGGATAAAACTAATTATTAAAACATGTTGATTGAATAATAAGtacatattatttaaaaattttcatttgaaaaataaattctaAACCAATTTGTTAATCCCATCAAGCTATCTTGTAGCTCTTGAAAGGGTGTAGATCCTTAAATACATTCTCAAGTTCTTTGATAACTACCTCCctcaactcttgaatcaaataacccTCAAATTTTTGGATAGCAATCTATTACTCCGTCAAATTATCTCATGATCCTTGAAAGCGTAAAATTCCCTAGATCCAATAACTcccaaaataaataagaaaaaatacATATTGAGTTCACAAAGCGCCTtactttatttgaaaaataaaatttacaatagATGCATTCTTCAACATTGTCCAAATATAGAAGAAAGAAAAAATAACTTGTATTTCTCATACAAACCACCATATCTATGTGAGAAGTTGACTTGATATGATGAAAATTTTTCAACCTCCAATATACCTTTGTCACATtttatcatcctaattttgcatGTGAATTTTTAGAAGCCCCACAAAGAATAATATAGAGGACCTTAATAATTACTATGTGTGTAAATATGTGTCCATTTGCATAAACTACAATACCAATTTTGATGAATAATACACTCatttataaaatgataaaaaataagttaacatctctctctctacacacattTTTAATAAACCAATAATAATTCAAGAACATCTaaataaataatttcaaacaaCAATCTCCATCCAAAAAATAATGGGATGTTAAACTTTAAGCATTGTATATTAAAACTGATTTCTTTTATGGCCATGGTATATTAAAAGGTTTTCAAATTGTAGTATTTCTATTCCTAGTAACCATCTCATAGTAAATTTTATGTACAAATTCTTGAAGGTCAGCTCATTTTATAATTTTGAAGTgtcttaaataataataattttatttcattcaataattttatttatgaTATACAAACAAGTAGACAAATGTGGTATGCGGATTTTTTggtattcatttgatgaagaaatCTAACATGAAGTACAATCATTTGCAATTATATAATTTTGATTGTGTAGTTGATATTTTATGTAGTAAAATAATTTCTGAAAGCTAAAATATTAAAATTGTAAGGATTCCAagcatattttaataaataaaatgaggacaattaataataataaataaaatattatttgtagTTAAATGTTAGTCTTCCATTTAAACATTACTTTTGCAAAAAGATATAACAACATGGTTATACTTCTTCATTTTTAATTTTGTATAATACAACAAtcttatttgatatatatattatttttttctttttctattttatgaCTCTACTTTGTGAAGCTTCCTTATCAAAATGAACAAACTAAAAAGATCtccattttcaaaaaatatatataaaatgataaaatattattaAGAGTTACTTTTAAATGTATTACGTTATTATGTTTGAAAAGTATTTCAAACACAAGTTTTCAAACCAGTAATGAAAATGTTGCTGATTATTAAATAATAACAttgaactacaataataacattaAACTACAAGTCACTAAGGTGACTTTATTAGGTAACACTTGGGAAAATAGAGAAATGTCTCACTTGTTCACAGGAATACTCTGGGAATTCCTGAAAACATTGTTGGGATCAAATTTGGTCTTTACCTTCACCAACCTATCGAAATTGCCTCCGAAATACTTGTCACCCCAAGCTCTTGCCTCTGCAATACTAGCTGTTCCATTCACGGCTGTGCCCAAGTCCAGATCTATATAGTTCACATAGGCACCTCTGGGCGATTTGGATACATGAGGAGTCATGTATCTGTAAAATCTTCGGATCCAATCGACCAAGCCCGATTCCTTGCTGGTGTCTTTCCACGTTACTTGATACTGTATGTTGTACAAATACCCTTCTCTGTGGGGAAACGGAGTCTTCGACGACGGTATCTCGTACATTCTTCCTCCCAGCGGAGCAAAAATAACATAACCGCTAAGCTCCTCTTCCAAGAACTTCCATGCACCCTCCAAGCCCGATGGCGATATCGGGCTcgtaacaaaatcagattttgctttgaagTAGCCTTTGTTGGTATTATTCCTGCTAAGCAGCTGGCTCGTAGTGGTATGTGAGGTGGAAGATATAGAGTCTAGCCAACTCATCTCCTCGCAATCTCCAGCAACGATTCCCATTTCAAGGAAACTTTCGTTAGCCACTTTGAGCAGTCGGTCGAGGGGGCCCAGATACATTCCATTGAAGGTGAGAGCAACGTCCTTCTGGCCACTTTGCAATTGGGTGCCTGATATGACGGCGCGAATAAAGAGATCCCGTTCAACCAGAGGTGCAATGGATTGCCAGCGATAGACAAGGTCGGTCACCTGATTTCGCCCCGTTCTGTGCACATTGAACACCGTTACTTTGCGAGGCACTCTCACCAGTCGGACTTTCCATGCAATGACGACGCCCC
This window harbors:
- the LOC131044111 gene encoding berberine bridge enzyme-like D-2, with the protein product MALLRIISLCTALLLLSICASAQDGQGLISCLQQKGITNLTTSTSSSAYDSLLRFSLQNLRFTEPGVHKPYVLILPYKREQVVDSVGCCIKHGWQIVVRSGGHSYEGLSSTSDAPNFAIIDLINLDRVTVDMKSKTAWAEAGATLGHLYSAIGRKSADYGFPAGVCPTIGTGGHFSGGGMSLLSRKYGLAADNIIDAVLVDANGKLLDRKSMGEDLFWAIRGGGGGSWGVVIAWKVRLVRVPRKVTVFNVHRTGRNQVTDLVYRWQSIAPLVERDLFIRAVISGTQLQSGQKDVALTFNGMYLGPLDRLLKVANESFLEMGIVAGDCEEMSWLDSISSTSHTTTSQLLSRNNTNKGYFKAKSDFVTSPISPSGLEGAWKFLEEELSGYVIFAPLGGRMYEIPSSKTPFPHREGYLYNIQYQVTWKDTSKESGLVDWIRRFYRYMTPHVSKSPRGAYVNYIDLDLGTAVNGTASIAEARAWGDKYFGGNFDRLVKVKTKFDPNNVFRNSQSIPVNK